The following proteins are encoded in a genomic region of Gimesia algae:
- a CDS encoding M20/M25/M40 family metallo-hydrolase: MSVWNIKSAVIPVLFRACLFSLIGLSLLCPPGFSLVFGETPAKSAKPGVETEPESDAASGKRMLDAIKYLASDELEGRGVDTQGINLAADYIAKEFQQAGLNVKVIEEGAFQKFTINTGSKLGPVNQLELTGPDGKTIPLQYDQNFRSCSFGGSGKFDAELVFCGYGIDANDLKYNDYASVDVKDKVVIIMRRTPQQGDKKSPFAGAHGISRYAALRYKVSTAFGKGAKAILFVNDVNSTQENKKEAQELEQDAIEELITASEKWEKANDKKQEEAERELKKALHDVQQARQVLKDAKFDKLMEFGYAGGGDGRSIPIAHITIDACNQLFKAAGKPMLQELEQNIDKDLKPESFVLTDWKAKGEISVEQIRTEIKNVIGVLEGKGPHADETIVIGAHYDHVGYGGEGSLAPGSTDVHNGADDNASGTVALIELARRLSARKTPLPRRIVFIAFTGEERGLIGSAHYVKNPVFDIKNTVAMLNMDMVGRLTDDKLTVFGTGTAPRWEKLVQESAKAYDLKLSLKPEGFGPSDHSSFYGKLIPVLHLFTGTHSDYHRPSDDWDKINIPGMQRVVGFLEEIAIATAENPKRPEYVKIERPATTMRSGNRPYFGSIPDFGGEGPGYHISGASPGSPADKAGLKAGDTIIKMGKTKIDGLDDFDLALRMFSPGEEVEVTVMREGKREKLTVKLGKPK, from the coding sequence ATGTCTGTCTGGAATATCAAATCCGCTGTAATCCCCGTTTTATTCAGAGCCTGCTTATTCAGTCTGATCGGTTTGAGCCTGCTCTGTCCCCCAGGCTTCTCCCTCGTTTTCGGCGAGACACCTGCCAAATCAGCAAAGCCGGGAGTCGAAACGGAACCAGAATCGGATGCCGCCAGTGGCAAACGCATGCTGGATGCGATCAAATATCTGGCTTCCGATGAACTGGAAGGCCGTGGCGTGGACACTCAGGGTATCAACCTCGCTGCAGATTATATTGCCAAGGAGTTTCAGCAGGCCGGTTTGAATGTAAAGGTCATCGAAGAGGGTGCCTTCCAGAAATTTACGATCAATACGGGGAGTAAACTGGGGCCGGTCAATCAATTGGAACTGACAGGCCCGGATGGAAAAACGATTCCCCTGCAGTATGATCAGAACTTTCGCTCCTGCTCATTTGGAGGTTCGGGGAAATTCGATGCAGAACTGGTTTTCTGCGGATATGGAATTGATGCCAATGATCTGAAATACAATGACTACGCCAGTGTGGACGTCAAAGATAAGGTCGTGATCATCATGCGTCGGACTCCTCAACAGGGTGATAAAAAAAGCCCGTTTGCCGGCGCTCATGGAATCTCCCGTTATGCTGCCTTGCGGTACAAAGTCAGTACGGCATTTGGCAAAGGAGCCAAAGCGATCCTGTTCGTCAATGATGTCAATTCTACACAAGAAAATAAAAAAGAAGCGCAAGAACTCGAGCAGGATGCCATTGAAGAGCTGATCACGGCGTCGGAAAAGTGGGAGAAAGCGAACGATAAAAAACAGGAAGAAGCGGAACGTGAGCTCAAGAAAGCGTTACACGACGTACAGCAGGCGAGGCAGGTTTTAAAAGACGCGAAGTTCGATAAATTGATGGAGTTCGGTTACGCTGGCGGTGGAGACGGACGCTCGATACCAATCGCACATATTACCATCGATGCCTGCAACCAGTTGTTCAAAGCAGCCGGGAAACCCATGCTGCAGGAACTGGAACAGAATATTGATAAAGATCTCAAACCGGAAAGCTTTGTCCTGACGGACTGGAAAGCCAAGGGTGAGATATCCGTTGAGCAGATCCGTACTGAAATCAAAAATGTGATTGGTGTTCTCGAAGGGAAAGGCCCGCATGCTGATGAAACCATTGTAATTGGTGCCCACTACGATCACGTGGGATACGGTGGGGAAGGTTCACTGGCCCCCGGTTCGACCGATGTTCATAACGGAGCAGATGATAATGCGTCCGGCACTGTCGCTCTTATTGAACTGGCACGTAGGCTGTCAGCCCGTAAAACACCACTGCCACGCCGAATAGTCTTTATTGCATTTACCGGTGAAGAACGGGGACTGATTGGCTCTGCACATTATGTCAAAAATCCTGTTTTCGATATCAAAAACACAGTCGCCATGTTAAACATGGATATGGTGGGACGACTGACCGATGATAAATTGACGGTCTTCGGAACGGGGACGGCGCCCCGCTGGGAAAAACTCGTCCAGGAATCAGCGAAAGCATACGACTTGAAGCTGTCACTTAAACCAGAGGGTTTTGGTCCCAGTGATCACAGTTCCTTCTACGGGAAACTGATTCCCGTGCTCCATCTATTTACCGGGACACACAGCGACTACCATCGGCCTTCTGATGACTGGGACAAAATCAACATTCCAGGCATGCAGCGAGTCGTCGGTTTTCTGGAAGAGATTGCCATAGCGACTGCCGAAAATCCGAAGCGTCCTGAGTATGTGAAAATCGAACGCCCCGCCACCACCATGCGATCTGGTAATCGTCCTTATTTTGGCAGCATTCCGGATTTCGGTGGAGAAGGTCCCGGCTATCATATTTCCGGCGCTTCTCCCGGAAGCCCAGCTGATAAAGCGGGCCTGAAAGCCGGCGACACCATCATCAAAATGGGAAAAACAAAAATCGACGGACTCGACGATTTTGATCTGGCACTTCGCATGTTCTCTCCCGGGGAAGAAGTGGAAGTGACAGTTATGCGGGAGGGGAAACGGGAAAAGCTGACCGTCAAACTGGGAAAACCCAAATAA
- a CDS encoding DUF481 domain-containing protein, translating into METLYLKSGEFFSGESIGFENGNILFRLSDGQVQSILLENVDRLEYKGTGNAAGEGDQLLVSNDNAELPPLPSMINQVPVPQPLGVAPDLDAGVDDESAFGQISEYSDQCWEYVEIWTKRFELGGTFLSGNTDRDYVTTGLNLEKSDNDNLFEFEIGGRWGQANGVRDANRWYGNATLDIARTTNWIVFVTNKNTYDEFENLDWRGTISSGLGYRFINEGDKRLIIRIGPGGTREIYNSPTLKRTTFDVFAELEFKWPLSDHIKLEHKQTWTPSVDVAQILRVTTETGLLFKLDNQDRWNLRMGLLQVYNSFPNAGRKKSDYTGSVSLVYTRK; encoded by the coding sequence ATGGAAACACTTTATCTGAAGAGCGGCGAGTTTTTCTCAGGTGAAAGTATTGGATTTGAGAATGGAAACATTCTGTTTCGGCTGTCAGACGGACAAGTGCAGTCCATTCTACTGGAGAATGTGGATCGTCTGGAATATAAGGGGACTGGTAACGCAGCCGGTGAAGGAGATCAACTTCTGGTCAGTAATGACAATGCGGAATTACCACCATTACCTTCGATGATCAATCAGGTTCCGGTACCGCAACCACTGGGAGTCGCTCCCGATCTGGATGCGGGCGTAGATGACGAATCGGCTTTTGGACAAATTTCCGAATATTCAGATCAATGCTGGGAGTATGTCGAAATCTGGACGAAACGGTTCGAACTGGGAGGGACATTTCTGTCAGGAAATACCGATCGGGATTACGTTACAACAGGGTTGAATCTCGAAAAATCGGACAATGATAATTTGTTCGAGTTCGAAATTGGTGGTCGCTGGGGGCAGGCAAATGGAGTTCGGGATGCAAATCGCTGGTATGGAAATGCTACGTTAGATATTGCACGTACGACCAATTGGATCGTCTTCGTCACGAATAAGAATACGTATGATGAATTCGAAAACCTGGACTGGCGTGGAACGATTTCCTCCGGTTTGGGGTATCGGTTTATTAATGAAGGTGACAAACGACTGATTATTCGTATCGGTCCTGGTGGAACGCGTGAAATTTATAACAGCCCCACATTGAAGCGAACCACGTTCGATGTGTTTGCGGAACTCGAGTTTAAGTGGCCGCTTTCCGACCATATCAAGCTGGAACATAAGCAGACCTGGACTCCCAGTGTGGATGTAGCACAGATTCTACGTGTCACGACCGAAACCGGACTGTTGTTCAAGCTGGATAATCAAGATCGATGGAATCTGCGGATGGGACTTCTGCAGGTTTATAACTCATTTCCGAACGCTGGTCGCAAGAAAAGTGATTACACGGGAAGTGTTTCACTGGTCTATACACGCAAGTAG
- a CDS encoding FG-GAP-like repeat-containing protein, translated as MIWIGVIFLAVGVAVYFSGLLEQDPDAVFQRASYAFRMEKFEEAKQFVDQLLDSPSHQVPAAMLGAEIAIKERNPVEAIQYYEHVPDNGSREALKARIRSGELYLFQLNQLSKSQDEFLRAQKSFPDDPLVLERLSYLYGLTARSWEAIPVRLKLLQQDRIDPLVLYLLAMSDRSLENPQLISEYAAAAPDDPLVQLVQGRLEIDRQEYTAAEKRLLQLVSTQPELSQAQVLLGQILLQKGDERRFKKWQESLSDHVRKHPDIWSIEGQWYQQQGQRDSAILCFAEALKRDSTNSTSCYQLGQLLFQTENENAKFLLEYAKKLQEYEGLVKVVYGDKDLQAAKQLVVLAKELGLLWEAYGWSRASRLLDPQLAWAQATESEIKPVLANLSLTRMIADRNPVSYFQLPQQKTVSGGNTPGKLNQRIDVQVVSSISFEEVAEAAGISFQYFNGHAWPDTAYKMYEFTGGGVGILDFNADGWPDIYLTQGTSWPVNGEQKQYYDRLFTNQGNGTFRDVTSSTGIFENQFSQGVTIGDLNNDGFDDIYVGNIGLNQLYLNNGDGTYSKSDQAQGSDRDWTTSCLIADLNGDGGPEIYAVNYLTADDVFDRVCQNADGSERSCMPLNFPGAQDQLFENLNNGQFENITSSSGIQVAQGKGLGIIVADLKGNGFPDLFIANDAVANFFMVNQGTRKTTFQEEALLSGLALNAQGRTEACMGIAAGDADADGLLDFYVTNYYRETNTLYRQMAPDAFIDETQSAKLSDTTRYQLGFGTQFLDADLDGLLDLLIVNGHVEDLSAEDVPWQMQPQLMLNRGKGVFLQLQTPGMGSFFKQKRLGRGLARVDWNRDGREEAVVTSLDQPVALLKNTTEPHGHRLVVTLTGTKSSRDAIGTTVRLKAKDQTLFRQLTAGDGYQARNQRNLFLGTGERTADVRLEVSWPSGLKQVFEGIAIDQEIQLIEGQTTPVVKRIFE; from the coding sequence GTGATCTGGATCGGTGTGATATTCCTGGCAGTGGGGGTCGCCGTTTATTTTTCAGGACTGCTGGAGCAGGACCCGGACGCAGTCTTTCAACGGGCTTCTTATGCATTTCGAATGGAGAAATTCGAGGAAGCGAAACAGTTTGTTGATCAACTGCTCGATTCTCCATCTCATCAGGTTCCGGCGGCAATGCTGGGCGCAGAGATTGCAATTAAAGAACGCAATCCGGTGGAAGCCATTCAGTATTATGAGCATGTTCCCGATAATGGCAGTCGGGAAGCATTGAAGGCCAGAATCCGTTCCGGCGAACTGTATCTGTTTCAGTTGAATCAACTGTCAAAATCACAAGATGAATTTCTACGTGCGCAAAAGTCGTTTCCCGATGATCCCCTGGTACTCGAGAGACTGTCCTATCTCTATGGACTGACCGCGCGTTCCTGGGAAGCGATTCCCGTCAGACTCAAACTGCTGCAGCAGGACCGGATTGATCCTCTGGTTCTCTATCTGCTGGCGATGAGTGATCGGTCTCTGGAGAATCCACAGTTGATTTCCGAGTATGCAGCAGCGGCACCAGATGATCCACTGGTCCAACTTGTACAGGGACGGCTGGAAATCGACAGACAGGAATATACGGCGGCGGAAAAACGGTTGTTGCAACTGGTTTCGACTCAACCTGAACTCAGCCAGGCGCAGGTATTACTGGGGCAGATCCTGTTACAGAAAGGTGATGAACGTCGCTTCAAGAAATGGCAGGAATCGTTATCAGATCACGTTCGTAAGCATCCTGATATCTGGAGTATCGAAGGACAGTGGTACCAGCAGCAGGGACAACGTGATTCAGCCATCCTTTGTTTTGCAGAAGCACTCAAAAGGGATTCGACAAATTCAACTTCCTGTTATCAACTGGGGCAACTGCTGTTTCAGACAGAAAACGAAAACGCAAAATTCCTGCTGGAATACGCGAAGAAACTGCAGGAGTATGAAGGCCTCGTCAAAGTGGTCTATGGCGATAAAGATCTTCAGGCCGCGAAGCAACTGGTTGTGCTGGCGAAAGAATTGGGGTTACTCTGGGAAGCGTATGGCTGGAGTCGGGCGTCACGACTGCTTGATCCGCAACTGGCATGGGCACAGGCAACAGAAAGTGAAATTAAACCTGTGTTGGCAAACTTGTCGCTCACCAGAATGATTGCAGACAGGAATCCCGTCTCATATTTTCAGCTTCCCCAGCAGAAAACAGTCTCAGGCGGGAACACGCCAGGGAAGTTGAATCAGCGTATAGATGTCCAAGTGGTCTCTTCCATCTCGTTTGAGGAAGTTGCTGAAGCTGCGGGGATTTCATTTCAATATTTTAATGGTCATGCCTGGCCTGATACCGCTTATAAAATGTATGAATTCACCGGAGGAGGAGTTGGCATTCTGGATTTTAACGCGGATGGCTGGCCGGATATCTATCTGACACAGGGGACCTCCTGGCCTGTGAACGGAGAGCAGAAACAATATTATGATCGCCTGTTTACGAATCAGGGAAATGGTACATTTCGTGATGTGACCAGTTCAACGGGTATCTTCGAAAACCAATTCAGTCAGGGAGTCACAATCGGTGATCTGAATAATGATGGCTTTGATGATATCTACGTTGGCAATATCGGGTTAAATCAGTTGTATCTGAATAATGGAGACGGGACGTATTCTAAATCAGATCAGGCACAGGGATCAGACAGAGACTGGACAACCAGTTGTCTGATCGCCGATTTGAACGGCGATGGTGGGCCGGAGATCTACGCCGTCAACTATCTTACGGCAGACGATGTCTTTGACCGTGTCTGTCAAAATGCAGATGGCTCAGAGCGGTCCTGTATGCCATTAAATTTTCCGGGAGCACAGGATCAGCTATTTGAGAATTTGAATAACGGTCAGTTCGAAAATATTACCTCATCCTCTGGCATTCAGGTCGCACAAGGAAAAGGGCTGGGGATCATTGTTGCTGATCTGAAAGGAAACGGGTTTCCTGATCTGTTCATCGCCAACGATGCGGTTGCCAATTTTTTTATGGTGAATCAGGGGACACGAAAGACAACGTTTCAGGAAGAGGCGCTGCTGTCGGGCCTGGCTTTGAATGCGCAGGGGCGAACAGAAGCCTGTATGGGGATTGCGGCAGGAGACGCCGATGCGGATGGGCTGCTGGATTTCTATGTAACCAACTATTACCGGGAAACAAACACCCTGTACCGCCAGATGGCGCCTGACGCTTTCATTGATGAAACACAGTCTGCGAAATTGTCCGATACGACGCGCTATCAACTTGGATTCGGAACACAATTTCTGGATGCTGACCTGGATGGCCTGCTGGATCTGCTGATCGTTAACGGGCATGTCGAAGATCTGTCGGCAGAAGATGTACCCTGGCAGATGCAGCCGCAGTTGATGCTGAATCGGGGTAAGGGAGTTTTTCTTCAATTACAGACACCTGGAATGGGTTCCTTTTTTAAGCAGAAACGGCTGGGAAGGGGGCTGGCTCGTGTCGACTGGAATCGAGATGGCCGGGAAGAGGCGGTGGTGACCAGTCTGGATCAACCTGTGGCGTTACTCAAAAATACGACAGAACCACACGGGCATCGGCTCGTCGTAACTCTGACAGGAACAAAATCCAGTCGCGACGCCATTGGTACGACAGTGCGTTTGAAGGCAAAAGATCAGACACTGTTTCGGCAGTTGACTGCCGGCGATGGTTATCAGGCTCGTAATCAACGTAATCTTTTTTTGGGGACAGGAGAACGCACGGCTGATGTGCGGCTTGAAGTCAGCTGGCCTTCAGGACTGAAGCAGGTGTTCGAGGGGATTGCCATTGATCAGGAAATACAACTGATTGAAGGGCAGACGACACCGGTTGTCAAACGGATCTTCGAATGA
- a CDS encoding efflux RND transporter permease subunit, which yields MNLITAIIHNPVKVTVGVLLTVLFGLVALIRMPMQLTPEVQRPTITVETRWPGASPQEVEREIVLEQEEQLKSVEGITKLSSESADSKGTITLEFLVGTNMDEALLKVNSRLQQVPEYPEDADQPIISTANAADRPIAWFILSSRLPSEDKIIAFAEKHPELKDRLEIIRNTPNPGLAMLRLRLLSDEYPDVRGEILPKEDIEVTKLRRFAEDEIEARFERVAGVSQSNVLGGLEDELQVVVDSEQLAARQLTIADVRRVLRGQNADTSAGDFWEGKRRWVVRTLGQFRNKEEVENQLLAIRDSAPVYVRDVAEVKLGYKKPDGLVRRFGESSIAVNCIRETGANVLEIMDGLREAAEDIDENILKPRGLQLVQVYDETDYIYSSIDLVKNNIFIGGALTMIVLMSFLHLGIRTLIVVPFIILTAIAAVYISPWFFAVCLALIIGAGFWFARGAVVVGLAIPTSIIGTFLILGLMGRSLNVISLAGLAFAVGMLVDNAVVVLENIFRRYSLGESPFRAAIKGTQEVWGAVLASTLTTIAVFLPVVFIQEEAGQLFQDIALAISAAVGLSLLVSMTLISTASARLLHKREGQDIEDMRVVDHPEPEESRRQGTLHRLIIGPIESAGALFVKLVVGTNHWIQQGLLRRLVVTGILVGAAFGISWQLWPKVEYLPTGNRNLIFCILLPPPGYNMNQLMELGEAVESDLRPYWDIMNPESEEAKNLDYPVIGDFFFVARGRMVFMGIRAHDSQRVGELIPLIQQAGAKLEGTFAVAKQSSLFEQGLTGGRTVEVEIIGPDLEKLVGMGTQILVKVKGIRDKEKVILEGIIPDAQVRPVPSLDLSSPEVHIKPKLVQAAEMGVSSADLGYMANALIDGAFAGDYYLGGDKIDLSIVGESRHIQNTQDVKAISVATPIGQLVPLEALANIEIASGPEQVNHRERQRAITIEVSPPEAMALEDAMQQIQDKIVQPMRDSGQLDGGYRIMLSGTADKLRDTWAALQFNVLLALMITYLLMAALFESWLYPLVIIFSVPLGAVGGILGLSILNLFMLQTLDVLTMLGFVILIGTVVNNPILIIHQSLNHINDDGMTPREAILESIRTRIRPIFMTTTTTVLGLLPLVLFPGSGSELYRGLGSVVLGGLIVSTLFTLILVPTLFSLTMDAKAWGLNLLRPSTLKQAKQSAAPSEVEIESKENVTV from the coding sequence ATGAATCTGATTACTGCCATTATCCATAATCCGGTTAAGGTGACCGTAGGTGTATTGTTAACGGTGCTGTTTGGTCTGGTTGCGCTGATCCGGATGCCGATGCAATTAACCCCCGAGGTTCAGCGTCCTACAATTACTGTTGAAACACGCTGGCCAGGTGCCAGTCCGCAGGAGGTCGAGCGCGAAATTGTTCTGGAGCAGGAAGAGCAACTGAAGAGTGTGGAAGGTATAACCAAGTTGAGTTCCGAAAGCGCAGACTCCAAAGGGACCATCACGCTGGAATTTCTGGTGGGTACCAATATGGATGAAGCGCTGCTCAAGGTAAACTCGCGCCTGCAGCAGGTTCCAGAATATCCGGAAGATGCCGATCAGCCGATTATCAGCACAGCCAATGCCGCGGATCGACCGATTGCCTGGTTTATTCTCAGCAGTCGTCTCCCGTCCGAAGATAAAATTATCGCGTTTGCAGAAAAACATCCCGAATTGAAAGATCGTCTGGAGATAATTCGCAACACCCCCAATCCCGGACTGGCGATGTTGCGTCTCCGTCTGTTGTCGGATGAGTATCCCGATGTCCGCGGAGAGATTCTGCCCAAAGAAGATATTGAAGTCACCAAATTACGGCGTTTTGCAGAAGATGAAATCGAAGCCCGCTTTGAACGCGTTGCTGGGGTTTCCCAGTCAAATGTGCTGGGAGGACTGGAAGATGAGTTGCAGGTCGTCGTCGATTCGGAACAACTTGCGGCACGTCAGTTGACGATCGCGGATGTACGTCGAGTACTCCGTGGTCAAAATGCAGACACCTCCGCCGGCGATTTCTGGGAAGGGAAACGACGTTGGGTCGTGCGAACACTGGGGCAGTTTCGTAATAAAGAAGAAGTCGAAAATCAACTGCTGGCCATTCGTGATAGCGCACCGGTTTATGTCAGAGATGTAGCGGAAGTCAAACTGGGGTACAAAAAACCGGATGGCCTGGTACGGCGTTTTGGTGAATCGAGCATCGCGGTGAATTGTATCCGAGAAACGGGTGCCAACGTTCTGGAGATCATGGACGGGTTACGGGAAGCCGCAGAAGATATTGATGAAAATATTCTCAAGCCGCGGGGGCTGCAGCTGGTTCAGGTTTATGATGAAACAGATTATATCTATTCTTCGATCGACCTGGTAAAGAACAATATCTTTATCGGTGGCGCCCTGACCATGATCGTATTGATGTCATTCTTGCATCTGGGAATTCGCACGCTGATCGTGGTGCCGTTTATTATCCTCACTGCAATTGCAGCGGTGTATATCTCCCCCTGGTTTTTCGCTGTTTGTCTGGCGTTAATCATAGGTGCCGGCTTCTGGTTTGCTCGCGGGGCAGTGGTGGTGGGCCTGGCGATTCCGACCAGTATCATCGGGACATTTCTCATTCTGGGGTTGATGGGACGTTCGTTAAATGTGATCAGTCTGGCTGGTCTGGCATTCGCTGTCGGGATGCTTGTTGACAATGCGGTGGTAGTTCTGGAAAATATCTTCCGTCGTTATTCGCTGGGCGAATCACCCTTCCGGGCAGCGATCAAAGGGACCCAGGAAGTCTGGGGTGCAGTTCTGGCCTCGACCCTGACGACGATTGCCGTCTTTTTACCAGTCGTCTTCATCCAGGAAGAAGCAGGTCAGCTGTTTCAGGATATTGCGTTGGCGATCAGTGCCGCAGTTGGACTGTCGCTGCTGGTCTCCATGACCTTGATCTCGACCGCTTCGGCCCGCCTGTTACACAAGCGGGAAGGTCAAGATATCGAAGATATGCGCGTGGTTGATCATCCAGAGCCGGAAGAATCTCGACGGCAAGGTACACTCCACAGGTTGATCATCGGTCCGATTGAATCGGCGGGCGCTCTGTTCGTAAAATTAGTGGTTGGTACCAATCACTGGATTCAGCAGGGGCTGCTGCGACGACTGGTGGTGACAGGTATTCTGGTAGGTGCTGCCTTCGGTATCAGCTGGCAACTTTGGCCGAAAGTTGAGTATCTACCGACAGGGAACCGCAATCTGATATTCTGCATTCTACTCCCCCCCCCTGGATATAATATGAACCAACTGATGGAGCTTGGTGAAGCGGTTGAATCTGATCTACGCCCTTACTGGGATATTATGAACCCGGAAAGTGAAGAAGCTAAAAATCTGGATTATCCCGTGATTGGCGATTTCTTTTTCGTGGCCCGGGGACGTATGGTCTTCATGGGGATTCGTGCGCATGATTCACAGCGTGTGGGTGAATTGATTCCACTTATCCAGCAGGCTGGAGCAAAGCTTGAAGGAACATTTGCCGTGGCGAAACAGTCAAGTCTGTTCGAACAGGGGCTGACTGGTGGACGAACTGTGGAAGTGGAAATCATTGGTCCTGACCTTGAAAAACTGGTCGGAATGGGAACTCAGATTCTGGTTAAAGTCAAGGGGATTCGGGATAAGGAAAAAGTAATCCTTGAGGGGATCATCCCCGATGCTCAGGTGCGTCCTGTACCCAGTCTGGACCTTTCCAGCCCTGAAGTGCATATTAAACCAAAACTGGTGCAGGCAGCCGAAATGGGCGTGAGCAGTGCCGACCTGGGTTATATGGCTAATGCTTTAATCGACGGCGCTTTTGCCGGTGATTATTATTTGGGGGGCGATAAAATTGACTTATCGATTGTCGGAGAATCGCGTCATATTCAGAACACCCAAGACGTAAAAGCCATATCAGTCGCGACTCCCATTGGTCAACTCGTTCCCCTGGAAGCTTTGGCAAATATCGAGATTGCCAGCGGGCCAGAACAGGTGAATCATCGTGAACGCCAGCGGGCGATTACGATTGAAGTCTCACCTCCTGAAGCGATGGCGCTGGAAGATGCGATGCAGCAGATCCAGGACAAAATCGTACAGCCCATGCGGGACAGTGGTCAACTAGACGGCGGTTACCGGATTATGCTTTCCGGTACAGCAGACAAGCTGCGCGATACCTGGGCGGCTTTGCAGTTTAATGTACTGCTGGCGTTGATGATTACCTACCTGTTGATGGCGGCATTGTTCGAGTCGTGGCTGTATCCGCTGGTTATTATTTTCAGTGTGCCCCTCGGCGCGGTCGGTGGAATTCTAGGGCTCAGTATTTTGAATCTCTTTATGCTCCAGACACTGGATGTGCTCACCATGCTGGGCTTTGTGATCCTGATCGGAACTGTAGTGAATAATCCGATTCTGATTATCCACCAGTCTCTGAATCATATTAACGATGATGGTATGACTCCCCGGGAAGCGATTCTGGAAAGTATCCGGACTCGAATTCGTCCGATCTTTATGACGACGACCACAACTGTGTTGGGGCTGTTGCCACTGGTATTGTTTCCCGGTTCCGGAAGTGAACTCTATCGTGGGCTGGGAAGTGTGGTGCTGGGAGGATTAATCGTGTCTACTTTGTTTACACTGATTCTGGTTCCCACGCTGTTCAGTCTGACGATGGACGCCAAAGCATGGGGGCTGAATTTGTTACGACCCAGCACATTGAAACAGGCAAAGCAGTCTGCTGCTCCCAGTGAGGTTGAGATTGAATCCAAGGAAAATGTGACTGTGTAA
- a CDS encoding efflux RND transporter periplasmic adaptor subunit, whose protein sequence is MRIATSLAVVICMTVMAVKPLQAQRGPAPVAVAEIVQKDVAAGQTFVGTVHPIKRSVIGSAVGGRVAEFPVNEGDYVKAKQPLAQLLTNTINLEVDAEKAELKLRQHELEELENGSRPDEIKRAKALMMAARAESEYQTKRRKRLESLYARKAVNDDDIQSVVSESIRADELYEEAQAAYQLAVEGPRKEKIDQARARVAIQQALVDELESKVVKHTIITPFNGYVVAEHTEVGQWVNSGELVAEVIALDQVDINVQVLENHIPHVRLGMEVRVEIPAIPDQVFTGEVALIVPQADVRARTFPVKVRVKNTITKDGPLLKSGMLARAVLPTGPKQSALLVSKDALVLGGPSPMIYVVDHEKGEQKQGKARVVPVQVGVSEGRLIQVKGDLMPGQQVVIRGNERLRPGQDVIVSEILAPDAEPKAKAINTKG, encoded by the coding sequence ATGAGAATAGCAACCAGTCTTGCTGTAGTGATTTGCATGACGGTCATGGCAGTAAAACCACTTCAGGCACAACGGGGGCCTGCTCCTGTCGCTGTGGCAGAGATTGTTCAAAAGGATGTCGCTGCGGGGCAGACCTTTGTCGGCACGGTCCATCCTATCAAACGGAGTGTGATCGGCAGCGCGGTCGGCGGACGTGTAGCGGAGTTTCCTGTCAATGAAGGAGATTACGTCAAAGCAAAACAGCCGCTGGCCCAACTGTTGACTAATACAATCAATCTTGAAGTGGATGCAGAAAAAGCTGAGCTGAAACTGCGCCAACATGAGTTGGAAGAGCTGGAGAACGGGTCGCGTCCAGATGAAATTAAGCGTGCCAAAGCACTGATGATGGCGGCCCGAGCGGAAAGTGAGTACCAGACCAAACGCCGCAAGCGACTGGAATCTCTCTACGCCCGCAAAGCCGTCAACGACGATGATATTCAGTCTGTCGTCTCTGAATCCATTCGTGCTGATGAATTGTATGAAGAAGCGCAGGCCGCTTATCAACTGGCCGTCGAGGGGCCCCGAAAAGAGAAAATTGACCAGGCACGTGCCCGTGTTGCAATCCAGCAAGCACTTGTTGACGAACTCGAAAGCAAGGTGGTCAAGCATACGATCATCACTCCCTTCAATGGTTATGTCGTTGCCGAACACACGGAAGTCGGTCAGTGGGTCAATTCCGGAGAACTTGTTGCCGAAGTCATCGCTTTGGATCAGGTGGATATCAACGTGCAGGTACTCGAAAACCATATTCCTCATGTCCGCTTGGGTATGGAAGTCAGAGTGGAAATTCCTGCCATTCCTGATCAGGTCTTTACGGGCGAAGTGGCACTGATTGTTCCACAGGCAGATGTCCGTGCCCGGACGTTTCCTGTCAAAGTTCGAGTCAAAAATACGATTACAAAGGATGGTCCCCTGTTGAAATCAGGAATGCTGGCCCGGGCAGTACTGCCTACGGGGCCGAAGCAGTCGGCATTGCTGGTTTCCAAGGATGCATTGGTACTGGGGGGGCCTTCCCCGATGATTTATGTTGTGGATCATGAGAAAGGGGAACAGAAGCAGGGGAAAGCCCGTGTTGTTCCGGTCCAGGTGGGGGTGTCAGAGGGGCGGCTGATTCAGGTAAAAGGAGATCTGATGCCAGGGCAACAGGTTGTCATCCGTGGGAATGAGCGTCTACGACCTGGTCAGGATGTTATTGTATCGGAAATCCTGGCTCCCGACGCGGAACCCAAGGCCAAAGCCATCAATACAAAAGGGTAA